In a single window of the Luteolibacter yonseiensis genome:
- a CDS encoding GH32 C-terminal domain-containing protein yields the protein MTSLLKKKTRGAFILGALLLAVVGPGFVRAAGEPYRPQFHFTPERNWLNDPNGLVYYKGEYHLFFQYNPYGIGGAYKSWGHAVSRDLVRWEELPVAIPYADGIEIFSGSAVIDWNNTSGFGVDGEPPMVAIYTGAHGVQDQRIAYSNDRGRTFTNYSGNPVIDIGSNDFRDPKVFWHQPTGKWVMIVALSGLHKVRLYSSPNLKNWTQLSEFGPAGAGTGAWECPDLFQLPVQDEGGARKWVLTVGVNGAPSGGTGAQYFIGEFNGTTFVDDAAGDVPPLPAGTLIADFEGSNYGGWTTTGTAFGGGAVAGAFGNQNPVTGYRGAKCVNSYLGGDGSTGTLTSPAFALTKRYLNFLIGGGNHPGQTCVNLIVNGNVVRTATGADNERLNWTHWDVSQYAGMNATLRVVDSHTGGWGHVNVDHFLLSDDIVPSEADSTLWMDYGPDNYAAVSWSDIPEGDGRRLWIGWMVDLRYVGSIPTTPWLGGMTLPRELVLKRTSAGLRVAQRPVEELRSLRSTRFTHPSGSLAEVDAWLANQDVPKLFECIIELEVPVGESAGLRIGTTTENTKVTWNRATSSLAVDRTQSGNVGFNGSFPGVYSAPVHDAGDRLKLHLLVDAASLEVFSADGTTTLSNLIFPAAATKGLQLFGAPGTRVTAFDLWELGSIHPAKPDGLLGHWAFDEAVPGTYADSSGNGHIMSATGGLPAPAVVPGVRGNAAEIRRVEAGPQTTSLLVPAAGTLMPDSFTVSYHFNPKANDNAKLSQIRWETSAGLAWGFELLQDRKMNFYVFDARTANDVQSASALPFEAFNASGGTADNIDNDPTWHHVAASYDSLGGKLTLYLDGVKSEKAVTGLLGGPRYGSTGIGGGIRSGSGLTIYDDLRIYGRRLTDSEVAHLRLNPGVSLPEPEPDPVVPPSLRIERYGSSMIVSWPAGTGLALWQSTALDPGDWVKIPNSENLTSHATVTSEGNKMFFRLGPP from the coding sequence ATGACATCACTTCTGAAAAAAAAGACCCGTGGCGCGTTCATCCTTGGAGCGCTGTTGCTGGCTGTGGTCGGCCCAGGATTCGTCCGGGCGGCGGGGGAGCCTTATCGACCGCAGTTTCATTTCACGCCGGAGCGGAACTGGTTGAACGACCCGAACGGCCTCGTTTATTACAAGGGGGAGTATCACCTGTTTTTCCAATACAACCCGTATGGCATCGGTGGGGCCTACAAGAGCTGGGGGCATGCGGTGAGCCGGGATCTCGTGCGTTGGGAAGAGCTGCCCGTCGCGATTCCTTATGCGGATGGCATCGAGATCTTTTCCGGCAGCGCCGTCATCGACTGGAACAATACCAGCGGCTTCGGCGTCGACGGCGAGCCGCCGATGGTGGCCATCTACACGGGGGCGCACGGCGTTCAGGACCAACGCATCGCCTACAGCAATGACCGGGGCCGGACCTTCACGAACTATTCGGGCAATCCCGTCATCGACATCGGCAGCAATGATTTCCGTGATCCCAAGGTCTTCTGGCACCAGCCGACCGGCAAATGGGTGATGATCGTGGCGCTGTCAGGCCTTCACAAGGTCCGCCTGTACTCGTCGCCGAACTTGAAAAACTGGACACAGCTCAGTGAATTCGGTCCGGCCGGTGCGGGGACCGGCGCGTGGGAGTGTCCGGATCTTTTCCAACTGCCTGTCCAAGACGAGGGGGGCGCGAGGAAATGGGTGCTGACGGTCGGAGTCAACGGCGCTCCTTCCGGTGGCACGGGCGCGCAGTATTTCATCGGCGAATTCAATGGCACCACCTTCGTGGACGACGCCGCGGGAGACGTGCCACCGCTTCCGGCGGGCACGCTCATCGCGGATTTCGAGGGATCGAACTACGGGGGATGGACCACCACCGGCACGGCTTTTGGCGGGGGGGCGGTTGCGGGTGCCTTCGGAAATCAAAACCCGGTCACCGGCTATCGCGGGGCGAAATGTGTCAACAGCTATCTGGGCGGGGACGGCTCCACCGGCACCCTGACATCGCCCGCATTCGCCCTGACGAAGCGCTATCTGAATTTCCTCATCGGAGGTGGCAACCATCCCGGCCAGACCTGCGTCAATCTCATCGTGAACGGCAACGTTGTCCGCACCGCCACCGGTGCCGACAACGAACGTCTTAACTGGACCCACTGGGATGTTTCGCAATATGCGGGCATGAACGCCACCCTCCGTGTGGTGGATTCCCACACCGGCGGATGGGGCCACGTGAATGTGGATCATTTCCTTCTTTCGGATGACATCGTGCCGTCCGAGGCGGATTCCACGCTCTGGATGGATTATGGTCCGGACAATTACGCCGCCGTGTCCTGGTCGGACATTCCCGAAGGTGATGGCCGCCGTTTGTGGATCGGTTGGATGGTCGATCTCCGCTACGTCGGTTCCATTCCCACCACACCGTGGCTGGGAGGCATGACCCTGCCCCGGGAACTCGTCCTGAAACGAACCAGCGCCGGACTCAGGGTGGCGCAGCGTCCGGTCGAAGAGCTGCGAAGCCTGCGCTCCACCCGTTTCACGCATCCTTCCGGAAGTCTGGCTGAGGTGGACGCGTGGCTTGCGAATCAAGACGTGCCGAAGCTTTTTGAATGCATCATCGAACTGGAGGTCCCGGTTGGCGAAAGCGCGGGCCTGCGGATCGGTACCACAACGGAAAACACCAAGGTCACCTGGAACCGCGCCACGTCATCGCTCGCGGTGGACCGCACGCAATCGGGAAACGTGGGTTTCAATGGCAGCTTCCCCGGCGTTTATTCCGCACCGGTCCATGATGCCGGAGACCGGTTGAAGCTCCATCTGCTGGTGGATGCCGCGTCACTCGAAGTTTTTTCCGCCGATGGCACGACCACGCTGTCCAACCTGATTTTTCCCGCCGCCGCCACCAAGGGGCTGCAACTTTTCGGTGCGCCGGGCACCCGCGTCACCGCGTTCGACCTGTGGGAACTCGGCTCCATCCATCCTGCGAAGCCCGACGGCTTGTTGGGTCATTGGGCGTTTGATGAAGCGGTTCCCGGGACCTATGCCGACTCCTCGGGGAACGGCCACATCATGAGCGCCACGGGAGGGCTTCCCGCACCTGCCGTGGTTCCGGGAGTGCGGGGAAATGCGGCGGAGATTCGCCGGGTGGAAGCCGGGCCGCAGACGACCTCGCTGCTGGTGCCCGCCGCGGGCACCCTCATGCCGGACAGTTTCACCGTTTCCTATCACTTCAACCCGAAGGCGAACGACAATGCCAAGCTCTCCCAGATCCGCTGGGAAACATCCGCCGGTCTGGCATGGGGATTCGAACTCCTGCAGGACCGGAAGATGAATTTCTACGTCTTTGATGCGAGAACCGCCAACGATGTGCAATCCGCTTCCGCGCTTCCCTTCGAGGCTTTCAACGCTTCCGGCGGCACGGCGGACAATATCGACAATGACCCGACATGGCATCACGTCGCCGCTTCCTATGACTCGCTCGGTGGGAAACTCACTCTCTATCTGGACGGGGTGAAATCCGAAAAAGCCGTCACGGGTCTGTTGGGCGGCCCGCGCTACGGGTCCACCGGCATCGGCGGTGGAATCCGTTCCGGCAGCGGCCTGACGATCTACGACGATCTTCGTATCTACGGCCGCAGGCTCACCGATTCGGAAGTCGCCCATCTCCGGTTGAATCCGGGCGTGTCCCTGCCGGAACCCGAACCGGACCCCGTGGTTCCTCCATCCCTCCGCATTGAAAGATACGGCAGCAGCATGATCGTCTCATGGCCCGCCGGCACCGGTCTCGCCCTCTGGCAAAGCACCGCGCTGGATCCCGGCGACTGGGTGAAAATCCCCAACAGCGAGAACCTGACCAGCCACGCCACCGTTACCTCCGAGGGAAACAAAATGTTCTTCCGCCTCGGTCCGCCATGA
- a CDS encoding type II secretion system protein GspG, producing the protein MKNRHRHGKAAFTLIELLAVITIIVILAAIVVGGMGYVTDRQASEKARIQIALISKALEDYKLDNGVYPPSDNTADGLNQSSKLFEALYYDAAKEGSTPSGEFKIYLAELDPVNNKQGWTSGTGSPTTRILDPWGNEYRYRSAYGTATGGTASKNDNTQNPEFDLWSAGKDGRSRPAMPNSKENKDDIKNF; encoded by the coding sequence ATGAAAAACCGCCATCGTCACGGAAAGGCCGCCTTCACTCTCATCGAGTTGCTGGCCGTCATCACCATCATCGTCATCCTCGCCGCCATCGTCGTCGGTGGCATGGGGTATGTCACCGATCGCCAGGCGTCGGAAAAAGCCCGGATCCAGATCGCCCTCATTTCCAAGGCCCTCGAGGACTACAAGCTGGACAACGGGGTTTACCCGCCAAGCGACAACACGGCGGACGGTCTCAACCAGTCCTCGAAGTTGTTCGAGGCCCTGTATTACGATGCTGCCAAGGAAGGCTCCACCCCGTCCGGCGAGTTCAAGATCTACCTGGCCGAACTGGACCCGGTGAACAACAAGCAGGGTTGGACCTCCGGCACCGGATCTCCGACCACCAGGATTCTCGATCCCTGGGGTAATGAATACCGTTACCGCTCCGCCTACGGTACCGCCACAGGTGGCACCGCCTCGAAGAATGACAACACCCAGAATCCGGAATTCGACCTGTGGTCCGCAGGGAAAGATGGCAGATCCAGACCGGCGATGCCCAACAGCAAGGAGAACAAGGACGACATCAAGAACTTCTGA
- a CDS encoding sugar porter family MFS transporter — MNKLLFWSIISALAGFLFGFDTVVISGAEQTIQHLWNLSPFLHGLAISGALWGTVLGSMVGAFPTDRFGRRKTLIWIGVLYLISAVWSALAGDVYSFIIARFLGGLGIGISTVASPLFISEIAPPASRGRLAGMFQFNIVFGILVAFLSNYLIGKYMGEHAWRWMLGVMAFPSIIYTACCFLLPESPRWLIANRRDRSAGVAVLKKINPEMSDSELNEIADNIESSATRESKTGGFWSGHLSKPIALAFLIAFFNQLSGINAILYFAPRIFKMTGLEENAALLQSVGIGVTNLIFTFVGLWLIDRLGRRTLLYIGSFGYIASLGLCSWAFFTEHFSIVPVCIFAFIASHAIGQGAVIWVFISEIFPNRFRATGQSLGSATHWVFAALLTLFFPKMVDALPAGVVFLIFTGMMVLQLIWVKLMVPETKGTSLEGLETKLMH, encoded by the coding sequence ATGAACAAACTGCTATTCTGGTCCATCATCTCGGCGCTCGCCGGCTTCCTATTCGGCTTCGATACCGTCGTCATTTCGGGGGCTGAACAAACGATCCAACATCTTTGGAATCTCAGTCCGTTCCTGCACGGACTTGCGATTTCCGGTGCGCTCTGGGGCACCGTGCTGGGTTCGATGGTCGGCGCTTTCCCCACGGACCGGTTCGGCCGCCGGAAGACCCTGATCTGGATCGGTGTGCTCTATCTGATCTCCGCCGTTTGGTCTGCCCTGGCAGGCGATGTCTACTCGTTCATCATCGCGCGCTTCCTCGGTGGTCTCGGCATTGGCATTTCCACCGTTGCCTCGCCTTTGTTCATCTCGGAAATCGCTCCTCCGGCAAGCCGCGGGCGTCTCGCGGGGATGTTCCAGTTCAACATCGTCTTCGGTATTCTCGTCGCATTCCTGTCAAACTACCTCATCGGAAAATACATGGGCGAACACGCCTGGCGCTGGATGCTGGGAGTCATGGCGTTTCCCTCGATCATCTACACCGCATGCTGCTTCCTGCTGCCGGAAAGTCCGCGCTGGCTCATCGCGAACCGCCGTGACCGTTCGGCTGGTGTGGCGGTCTTGAAAAAGATCAATCCGGAGATGTCCGATTCGGAGCTGAACGAGATCGCAGACAACATCGAATCCTCCGCGACCCGCGAAAGCAAGACTGGCGGTTTCTGGAGCGGCCACCTCAGCAAGCCCATCGCTCTGGCCTTCCTCATCGCGTTTTTCAACCAGCTCTCGGGAATCAACGCGATCCTCTATTTCGCCCCGCGTATTTTCAAGATGACCGGCCTCGAAGAGAACGCCGCCTTGCTGCAATCGGTGGGCATCGGCGTGACCAATCTCATCTTCACCTTCGTCGGACTGTGGTTGATCGACCGCCTCGGACGGCGCACGTTGCTTTACATCGGTTCGTTCGGCTATATCGCTTCGCTCGGCCTCTGCTCGTGGGCGTTCTTCACGGAGCATTTCAGTATTGTTCCGGTCTGTATCTTCGCTTTCATCGCATCGCACGCCATCGGCCAGGGCGCGGTGATCTGGGTGTTCATTTCGGAAATTTTCCCGAACCGTTTCCGCGCCACCGGGCAGTCCTTGGGGAGTGCGACGCACTGGGTGTTCGCGGCGTTGCTGACATTGTTCTTCCCGAAAATGGTGGACGCCCTGCCTGCCGGAGTCGTCTTCCTCATTTTCACCGGCATGATGGTGCTTCAGCTCATCTGGGTGAAGCTGATGGTTCCCGAGACCAAGGGGACCTCGCTGGAAGGCCTGGAGACCAAACTCATGCACTGA
- a CDS encoding glycoside hydrolase family 32 protein: protein MSLLKQPIVKHLSAPLVWGFALATVCAADDLIVADFEGADFGKWKATGEAFGSGPAKGALDGQMKVDGFSGNGFVNGFHGADGSHGRLTSPDFKIERKHLNFLIGGGGFAGETCVNLKVGTNVVRTATGKNVRDGGSERLDWESWDVSDLAGKTVSLEIVDSRKGTWGHINVDQIVQSDTPAAIELKQEFTVNQRYLIWPVSLDTKLKKRFFMTLDGEKEPFAFYDICLTNNPDFWVFTDLANFQGRKLTVTGKIPGNLADAWKKVVISATYPGEEQTYSEALRPQYHFTSRRGWLNDPNGLVWKDGEWHLFYQHNPYNHGWDNMTWGHATSPDLFHWKERPPGLFPDAEGVMFSGSAVVAPKGSTAFPINGEDTLVLAYTAHGRLSYVPGQESVQCIATTDDGGKTFTKFKNNPVIPHAVNENRDPKVMWHAKTKKWVLNLYYDGNDYGIYTSPDMVKWTKTCDYKIPNEGECPDMFELPVDGDAKNTRWVVWGANGKYMLGSFDGKEFKAESGPHRHYFGSAYAGQSYDNAPGGRRVHIGWMRDTGAGLQGAPFNLQMTLPMDFTLKTGAEGLRLWAEPSEEVAKLRENTKEWKNLTVSPGDTDPLSEVTGGQFEVEAVIDANSQASEFGFNVFNNHPLVWKKDDQTFTGAEGKQAPVDGKIHIRLFVDTVSIEVFVNGTYTSRYFRQMAGGKPVRIVNAGGPVKFDSLKVHSLRSVWKK, encoded by the coding sequence ATGTCACTTTTGAAACAACCCATCGTGAAACATCTTTCCGCGCCGCTGGTGTGGGGATTCGCCCTCGCCACCGTCTGTGCCGCTGATGATCTGATCGTCGCCGATTTCGAAGGCGCGGATTTCGGAAAATGGAAGGCGACGGGCGAGGCTTTCGGATCGGGGCCGGCCAAGGGCGCCTTGGATGGCCAGATGAAGGTGGACGGGTTTTCAGGAAATGGTTTCGTCAATGGTTTCCATGGGGCCGACGGTTCGCATGGCCGCCTCACCTCTCCTGACTTCAAGATCGAGCGGAAACATCTCAACTTCCTCATCGGCGGCGGTGGATTCGCCGGGGAAACCTGCGTCAATCTGAAGGTGGGGACGAACGTTGTCCGCACCGCGACGGGAAAGAACGTCAGGGATGGCGGCAGCGAGCGGCTGGATTGGGAAAGCTGGGATGTCTCGGACCTGGCGGGGAAAACGGTGTCGCTGGAAATCGTGGATTCCCGGAAAGGCACCTGGGGGCACATCAACGTGGACCAGATCGTCCAGAGCGACACTCCGGCAGCGATCGAGCTGAAACAGGAATTCACGGTGAACCAACGGTATCTGATCTGGCCGGTCAGCCTGGACACGAAGCTGAAGAAGCGCTTTTTCATGACCTTGGATGGTGAAAAGGAACCGTTCGCCTTTTACGATATCTGCCTGACGAACAACCCCGACTTCTGGGTGTTCACCGATCTCGCGAACTTCCAAGGACGCAAGCTCACGGTCACGGGCAAGATCCCGGGCAATCTGGCGGATGCCTGGAAAAAGGTCGTGATCAGCGCGACCTATCCGGGTGAGGAGCAGACCTATTCCGAGGCCCTGCGTCCCCAGTACCATTTCACCAGCCGCCGCGGCTGGCTCAATGATCCCAACGGCCTGGTATGGAAAGACGGCGAGTGGCACCTGTTCTACCAGCACAATCCCTACAACCACGGCTGGGACAACATGACATGGGGACATGCGACGAGTCCGGACCTGTTTCATTGGAAAGAGCGTCCTCCCGGTCTTTTTCCAGATGCGGAAGGCGTGATGTTCTCCGGCTCCGCCGTTGTCGCCCCGAAAGGCAGCACCGCCTTTCCGATCAACGGCGAAGACACGCTGGTCCTCGCCTACACGGCACATGGCCGGCTGAGCTATGTTCCGGGCCAGGAATCCGTGCAGTGCATCGCCACCACCGATGACGGCGGTAAGACATTCACCAAGTTCAAGAACAACCCCGTCATTCCGCATGCGGTCAACGAGAACCGCGATCCGAAGGTGATGTGGCATGCGAAAACGAAGAAGTGGGTGCTGAACCTCTATTATGATGGCAATGACTATGGCATCTACACCTCGCCGGACATGGTGAAGTGGACCAAGACATGCGACTACAAGATCCCCAACGAGGGAGAGTGCCCGGACATGTTCGAACTGCCCGTGGATGGAGACGCCAAGAACACCCGCTGGGTGGTGTGGGGCGCGAATGGAAAGTACATGTTGGGAAGCTTCGACGGTAAGGAATTCAAGGCGGAAAGCGGACCGCACCGCCACTACTTCGGCAGCGCGTATGCCGGGCAGAGCTATGACAACGCGCCGGGCGGCCGCCGGGTTCACATCGGCTGGATGCGCGACACGGGAGCCGGTTTGCAAGGTGCGCCCTTCAACCTGCAGATGACCCTGCCGATGGATTTCACGCTTAAAACCGGCGCCGAGGGACTGAGGCTCTGGGCGGAACCCAGTGAAGAAGTCGCCAAGCTCCGTGAGAATACCAAGGAGTGGAAGAATCTGACCGTCTCGCCGGGGGATACCGATCCATTGTCAGAGGTGACAGGCGGGCAATTCGAGGTCGAGGCGGTTATCGACGCGAATTCCCAGGCTTCCGAGTTCGGTTTCAATGTATTCAACAATCACCCGCTGGTTTGGAAAAAGGACGATCAGACGTTCACCGGCGCGGAAGGGAAACAGGCGCCCGTCGATGGCAAGATCCATATCCGCCTGTTCGTGGATACGGTGTCGATCGAGGTCTTCGTGAACGGAACCTACACCAGCCGCTACTTCCGCCAGATGGCCGGGGGCAAGCCTGTCAGGATCGTGAATGCGGGAGGTCCGGTGAAGTTCGACTCACTCAAGGTGCACTCCCTCCGCTCGGTCTGGAAAAAATAA
- a CDS encoding LacI family DNA-binding transcriptional regulator, with amino-acid sequence MNDSPDSTIRFREVARQLKEELLSGMYGKEGRMPSEAQLVKRFGVSRPTVAKALSLLGNEGLVERRAGSGTYAKAGRRTETSANLLALLVPSLGNTEIFQLICGEIASLARVHNYGLVWGGSDLPKLDPELSLRHSEELCRQFIERRVSGVFFAPHELVQDKEESNRSMAVMLREAGIPVVLLDRDLTPFPGRSDFDLVGIDNLAGGYMLAEHLIKLGCTRIHFVSRPLSAPTVEARIAGVREALGRHGIEPERGWIHVGDLDDKKFVRGLTGPLRPDAYVCANDHTAALLMRELQKCNIRVPQDVRVLGFDDVKFATLVSPPLTTVQQPCREIALTAFRAMMDRHADPTLPACHLTLAPRLVIRDSCGAYLRRPG; translated from the coding sequence ATGAACGACTCCCCTGATTCCACCATCCGATTCCGTGAAGTGGCCCGCCAGCTCAAGGAAGAGTTGCTTTCCGGGATGTATGGCAAGGAAGGCCGCATGCCGAGCGAGGCCCAACTTGTAAAGCGTTTCGGGGTTTCCCGTCCCACGGTTGCAAAGGCTCTGTCATTGCTGGGGAATGAGGGCCTGGTCGAGCGACGGGCCGGTTCCGGGACCTACGCCAAGGCCGGGCGGCGCACCGAGACCTCCGCCAACCTGCTGGCCCTGCTGGTGCCCAGCCTCGGCAACACGGAAATCTTCCAACTCATCTGCGGCGAGATCGCCAGCCTGGCACGGGTCCATAACTACGGCCTGGTCTGGGGTGGATCCGACCTGCCGAAGCTGGACCCCGAGCTGAGCCTGCGGCACTCGGAGGAACTCTGCCGCCAGTTCATCGAGCGCAGGGTCTCCGGTGTTTTCTTCGCACCGCACGAACTGGTGCAGGACAAGGAGGAATCCAACCGCTCCATGGCGGTGATGCTGCGGGAGGCGGGCATTCCCGTGGTGCTGCTGGACCGCGATCTCACGCCTTTTCCCGGCAGGAGCGACTTCGATCTCGTCGGCATCGACAACCTGGCCGGCGGCTACATGCTGGCGGAACACCTCATCAAGCTGGGTTGCACGCGCATCCACTTCGTCTCACGCCCGTTGTCGGCTCCCACGGTGGAGGCACGCATCGCCGGGGTGCGCGAGGCGCTCGGACGGCACGGCATCGAACCGGAACGCGGGTGGATCCATGTCGGCGATCTCGATGACAAGAAATTCGTCAGGGGGCTCACGGGGCCGCTGCGTCCGGATGCCTACGTTTGCGCGAACGACCACACCGCCGCCCTGCTGATGCGGGAGTTGCAGAAGTGCAACATCCGGGTGCCGCAGGACGTGAGGGTGCTGGGATTCGATGATGTGAAATTCGCCACGCTCGTCTCCCCTCCCCTCACCACCGTGCAACAACCCTGCCGGGAAATCGCCCTGACAGCCTTCCGTGCGATGATGGACCGCCATGCGGATCCCACGCTTCCCGCCTGCCACCTCACGCTCGCCCCCCGTCTGGTGATCCGTGATTCGTGCGGTGCTTATCTGCGGCGCCCCGGGTGA
- a CDS encoding carbohydrate kinase family protein translates to MRPFIIGIGEVLWDNLPSGPRMGGAPTNFACHAQALGADARIVSRVGDDDSGALLLRKLEEAGMSVSGISIDPAHATGSVGVEIVAGGQPVFTIHEDAAWDHLVADNATEDLFKQADAVCFGSLAQRNPASGEVIHSLVGLTAPSALRIFDVNLRQNYYTPRTILQSLELANVLKLNDAELPKLAEILDLTGGVREQFAALAAKFDLRLIAYTRGSEGSVLFDGNEWCEHPGLATDVCDTVGAGDSFTATVVMGILNGWSLDAVSAAANEVAAYVCSCDGAVPPMPERLRAMFHEQVFAAG, encoded by the coding sequence ATGAGACCATTCATTATCGGCATCGGGGAAGTCCTTTGGGATAATCTTCCATCAGGCCCCCGCATGGGCGGCGCGCCGACCAACTTCGCCTGCCACGCACAGGCGCTGGGAGCGGACGCACGGATCGTCAGCCGGGTGGGGGACGATGATTCGGGTGCCCTGCTTCTGCGAAAACTGGAGGAAGCGGGAATGTCGGTTTCCGGCATTTCCATTGATCCCGCGCATGCCACCGGCTCGGTGGGCGTCGAGATCGTCGCGGGAGGGCAGCCGGTGTTTACGATCCACGAGGACGCCGCCTGGGACCATCTCGTGGCGGATAACGCGACGGAAGATCTTTTCAAACAGGCGGACGCGGTTTGCTTCGGCTCGCTCGCCCAGCGCAACCCGGCATCCGGCGAGGTGATCCATTCCCTGGTCGGTTTGACCGCCCCTTCCGCGCTGCGGATCTTCGATGTGAATCTGCGGCAGAACTATTACACCCCCCGGACGATTCTCCAGTCACTGGAACTGGCGAATGTTCTCAAATTGAATGATGCGGAACTGCCGAAACTGGCGGAGATTCTGGATCTGACAGGTGGTGTGAGGGAGCAGTTCGCCGCCCTGGCGGCGAAATTCGATCTCCGTCTCATCGCTTATACCCGTGGCTCCGAGGGCAGCGTCTTGTTTGACGGGAACGAGTGGTGCGAGCACCCGGGACTCGCTACGGATGTCTGCGATACCGTGGGCGCGGGGGATTCCTTCACGGCGACTGTCGTGATGGGTATCCTGAACGGCTGGTCCTTGGACGCCGTCTCCGCCGCGGCAAACGAAGTGGCCGCTTATGTGTGCTCCTGCGATGGGGCGGTGCCGCCGATGCCCGAGCGGTTGCGGGCCATGTTCCACGAGCAGGTTTTTGCGGCAGGCTGA
- a CDS encoding type II secretion system F family protein, giving the protein MANFQYAALDAKGEQTTGVVSAPTEAEAIAQLRAQGLYPTQIQEEGKGKKGHKTVAPLKRNAKAKEKASKKHLGGRIKPKNLMIFTRQLATLIDSGLPLLRSLTVLEKQEPNVVLRATVSALAENVQGGSTFSESLAQHPKIFNKLYVNMVKAGELGGVLEIVLNRLAEYQEKAQKLKNKIVSAMVYPVIVMFIAVAILVFLMIFIVPKFKEMFAGTGSDLPLISQIVFGMSEFMLARPYVVPNVVFLFIVIGVIVVLFNVWGRTTAGRNIIDNMKLKMPILGDIQRKSAVSRFSRTLGTLVTSGVPILQALNITRDTAGNVVISRAIEKVHEAVKEGETIVTPLQASGVFPSMVISMVDVGEETGQLPEMLLKVADVYDDEVDNAVTALTSILEPIMIVFLALIVGSVVFALFLPLIKMISTMGNQ; this is encoded by the coding sequence ATGGCTAATTTCCAATACGCAGCACTTGACGCGAAAGGCGAACAGACGACCGGCGTCGTGTCCGCGCCCACCGAGGCCGAAGCCATCGCACAACTTCGCGCCCAAGGGCTCTATCCGACCCAGATTCAGGAAGAGGGCAAGGGCAAGAAGGGTCACAAGACCGTCGCCCCGCTCAAGCGCAATGCCAAGGCCAAGGAGAAAGCCTCGAAAAAGCACCTCGGCGGCCGCATCAAGCCGAAGAATCTCATGATCTTCACCCGGCAGCTCGCGACGCTGATCGACTCCGGTCTTCCGCTTCTCCGCAGCCTGACCGTTCTCGAAAAGCAGGAGCCCAACGTCGTCCTGCGCGCCACCGTCAGCGCGCTTGCGGAAAACGTCCAAGGTGGTTCCACCTTCTCCGAATCCCTCGCGCAGCACCCCAAGATCTTCAACAAGCTGTATGTGAACATGGTCAAGGCCGGCGAGCTCGGCGGTGTTCTTGAAATCGTCCTCAACCGTCTCGCCGAGTATCAGGAAAAGGCGCAGAAGCTGAAGAACAAGATCGTTTCCGCCATGGTCTACCCGGTGATCGTCATGTTCATCGCCGTCGCCATCCTTGTCTTCCTGATGATCTTCATCGTTCCGAAGTTCAAGGAAATGTTCGCCGGCACGGGTTCGGATCTGCCGCTCATCTCGCAGATCGTCTTCGGCATGTCCGAGTTCATGCTCGCCAGACCCTATGTCGTGCCGAACGTGGTGTTCCTCTTCATCGTCATCGGCGTCATCGTCGTGTTGTTCAACGTCTGGGGCCGCACCACCGCCGGACGCAACATCATCGACAACATGAAGTTGAAAATGCCGATCCTCGGAGACATCCAGCGCAAGAGCGCCGTGTCCCGCTTCTCCCGCACGCTCGGCACGCTGGTCACCTCCGGTGTTCCCATCCTCCAGGCGCTGAATATCACCCGCGACACCGCCGGCAACGTCGTCATTTCCCGCGCCATCGAAAAGGTCCACGAGGCGGTCAAGGAAGGTGAAACCATCGTCACCCCCCTCCAGGCCTCCGGCGTTTTCCCAAGCATGGTCATCTCCATGGTGGACGTGGGTGAGGAAACCGGCCAGCTCCCGGAAATGCTTCTCAAGGTTGCGGACGTCTACGACGACGAAGTCGACAACGCCGTCACCGCGCTGACCTCCATCCTCGAACCGATCATGATCGTCTTCCTGGCCCTGATCGTCGGTTCCGTCGTGTTTGCATTGTTCCTGCCATTGATTAAGATGATCTCCACGATGGGCAACCAGTAA